Proteins encoded in a region of the Lepeophtheirus salmonis chromosome 6, UVic_Lsal_1.4, whole genome shotgun sequence genome:
- the gcl gene encoding germ cell-less protein-like 1 — translation MGNYLSQTEHNSDLGGGGEERKRKRIHEFDLTEYVNTRKRCKLRSTCDHIYGRLFLEGHNSDVVIRALDREWRLHKVYLEQSPYFQSMFSGSWIESSLETVELNIIDPLISSETLNTALSSLYRGEIDLEVDMLVPLLATVTLLQFHGLQLQIEALMIETMNEDTVLPYINAASTYGSFSVVETATDWLKVNLLHSLPQNLTTLSSLPMELLIKLISANDLFVNQTEFSVYILLRLWLYLQITPKWNGDPTQAVTSSHIHFRMLYAKESKFFLNLETGSSYAPLFRALRLPYLVNHHLDLEMLLSDGIVPMEWVYPMIVSQWEKLLRVDQGLDTGPNVIVEEEFNQYSMRCGRNLTQPNISALWRWTGFNMGLDLIVHYEDGVISLKRNFKSDELLLSTHKSRSILCRVTASRLNEQKQVIYRISSGIKKIELERLDESHELLRIEQGESGLKFPLCLAFNFCVNNK, via the coding sequence ATGGGGAATTATTTAAGCCAAACTGAACACAACTCTGATTTGGGAGGTGGAGGTGAAGAGCGTAAACGAAAAAGGATTCACGAATTCGACTTAACGGAATATGTGAATACGAGGAAGCGTTGTAAACTGCGTTCCACTTGTGATCATATCTATGGACGTCTCTTTCTGGAAGGACACAACTCGGATGTGGTGATTCGAGCTCTGGATCGAGAATGGCGATTGCACAAAGTCTATTTGGAGCAGTCTCCCTATTTCCAGAGCATGTTTTCCGGGTCCTGGATAGAAAGCTCTTTGGAGACTGTGGAGCTGAATATAATTGACCCTCTCATTTCCTCAGAGACACTTAATACGGCTCTAAGTTCCCTGTATCGAGGGGAAATCGATCTTGAGGTGGACATGCTCGTTCCCCTTCTTGCCACTGTCACACTTCTTCAATTCCATGGCCTACAATTGCAAATTGAGGCACTCATGATCGAAACCATGAATGAAGATACCGTTCTACCTTACATCAATGCGGCTTCCACCTACGGGTCCTTTTCTGTTGTGGAAACAGCCACCGATTGGCTTAAAGTCAATCTTTTGCATTCCCTACCTCAAAATTTGACGACCCTCTCTTCTCTTCCAATGGAACTTTTAATTAAACTCATTTCAGCCAATGACTTGTTTGTCAATCAAACAGAGTTTTCAGTTTATATACTTCTCAGACTTTGGCTCTATTTGCAAATCACACCCAAGTGGAATGGAGATCCAACACAAGCTGTCACCTCATCTCACATTCATTTCAGAATGCTCTACGCTAAAGAATCcaaattctttttgaatttaGAGACTGGTTCTTCTTATGCTCCTTTATTTCGTGCTCTTAGACTACCTTACCTTGTGAATCATCACTTGGACCTTGAAATGTTATTATCTGACGGCATCGTTCCAATGGAATGGGTATATCCAATGATTGTTTCACAATGGGAAAAATTACTTCGTGTTGACCAAGGACTCGATACAGGACCAAATGTAATAGTTGAAGAggaatttaatcaatattccATGAGATGTGGTCGCAATTTAACACAACCCAATATTTCTGCCCTATGGCGTTGGACAGGCTTTAACATGGGTCTTGATTTGATCGTTCACTATGAAGACGGTGTTATTAGTcttaaaagaaatttcaaatcagATGAACTTCTACTCTCTACTCATAAATCGCGTAGCATTCTATGCCGTGTAACGGCATCACGTTTGAATGAACAAAAACaagttatttatagaataagtaGCGGAATTAAGAAAATTGAGTTAGAACGATTGGATGAGTCTCATGAATTACTACGAATTGAACAAGGAGAAAGTGGCCTAAAGTTTCCTCTCTGTCTGGCATTTAATTTCTgtgtgaataataaataa